From Sinorhizobium sp. RAC02, a single genomic window includes:
- a CDS encoding alpha-ketoacid dehydrogenase subunit beta, with protein MARMTMIEAVRSAMDVSMGRDDDVVVFGEDVGYFGGVFRATQGLQAKYGKTRCFDAPINESGILGTAIGMAAYGLRPCVEIQFADYMYPAYDQITQEAARIRYRSNGDFTCPIVVRMPTGGGIFGGQTHSQSPEALFTHVCGLKVVVPSNPYDAKGLLIAAIEDPDPVMFLEPKRLYNGPFDGHHEKPVTPWSKHDLGEVPEGHYTIAIGKAEIRRAGSAVTVIAYGTMVHVALAAAEETGIDAEVIDLRSLLPLDLDTIVQSVKKTGRCVVVHEATLTSGFGGEVVSLVQEHCFYHLEAPMVRVTGWDTPYPHAQEWDYFPGPARVGRALKEVMEG; from the coding sequence ATGGCAAGAATGACGATGATCGAGGCCGTGCGCAGCGCCATGGACGTCTCGATGGGGCGCGACGACGACGTCGTCGTCTTCGGCGAGGACGTCGGCTATTTCGGCGGCGTTTTCCGCGCAACCCAGGGGCTTCAGGCCAAGTATGGCAAGACCCGCTGCTTCGACGCGCCGATCAACGAATCCGGCATTCTCGGCACGGCGATCGGCATGGCGGCCTACGGCCTGAGGCCCTGCGTCGAAATTCAGTTCGCCGACTACATGTACCCGGCCTATGACCAGATCACCCAGGAGGCGGCGCGCATACGCTACCGCTCCAACGGCGATTTCACCTGCCCGATCGTCGTTCGCATGCCGACCGGCGGCGGCATCTTCGGCGGCCAGACACACAGCCAGAGCCCCGAGGCGCTGTTCACTCATGTCTGCGGCTTGAAGGTCGTCGTTCCCTCCAACCCCTACGACGCCAAGGGCCTGCTGATCGCGGCAATCGAGGATCCGGATCCGGTGATGTTCCTAGAACCCAAGCGGCTCTACAACGGCCCCTTCGACGGCCATCACGAGAAGCCGGTGACGCCCTGGTCGAAACACGATCTCGGCGAGGTGCCGGAGGGGCATTATACGATCGCGATCGGCAAGGCGGAAATCCGCCGGGCGGGCAGTGCGGTCACCGTCATCGCCTATGGCACGATGGTGCATGTGGCGCTTGCTGCGGCCGAGGAAACGGGGATCGATGCCGAGGTTATCGACCTGCGCAGCCTCCTGCCGCTCGATCTCGACACCATCGTCCAATCGGTGAAGAAGACCGGCCGTTGTGTCGTCGTGCATGAGGCGACGCTCACCTCCGGCTTCGGCGGTGAAGTCGTTTCGCTGGTTCAGGAACACTGCTTCTACCATCTCGAGGCGCCGATGGTGCGCGTGACCGGCTGGGATACGCCCTATCCGCATGCGCAGGAATGGGACTATTTCCCTGGCCCCGCCCGCGTCGGCCGGGCGCTCAAAGAAGTGATGGAGGGCTGA
- a CDS encoding 3-methyl-2-oxobutanoate dehydrogenase (2-methylpropanoyl-transferring) subunit alpha, whose product MNEVPHLSLHVPEPAVRPGGQPDFSTVKIAKAGAVPRPAVDVAPEEIRDLAYSIIRVLNRDGEAVGPWAGLLSDEDLLTGLRNMMKLRAFDARMLMAQRQGKTSFYMQHLGEEAVSSAFRKALNKGDMNFPTYRQAGLLIADDYPMVEMMNQIYSNEADPLRGRQLPIMYSSKAHGFFTISGNLATQYVQAVGWAMASAIKNDTKIAAAWIGDGSTAESDFHSALVFASTYKAPVILNIVNNQWAISTFQGIARGGSGTFAARGLGFGIPALRVDGNDYLAVFAVAKWAADRARQNLGPTLIEYVTYRVGAHSTSDDPSAYRPKTESEAWPLGDPVLRLKKHLIVRGVWSEERHVQAEAEILDEVIQAQKQAESHGTLHAGGKPSVRDIFEGVYADMPAHIRRQRQKAGF is encoded by the coding sequence ATGAACGAGGTTCCGCATCTGAGCCTGCACGTCCCGGAGCCGGCAGTCCGGCCGGGCGGCCAGCCGGATTTCTCCACCGTCAAGATCGCCAAGGCCGGCGCGGTGCCGCGGCCGGCGGTGGATGTGGCGCCGGAGGAGATCCGTGATCTCGCCTATTCCATCATCCGCGTTCTCAATCGCGACGGCGAGGCGGTCGGCCCATGGGCGGGGCTGCTCTCCGACGAGGACCTGCTGACGGGGCTGCGCAACATGATGAAATTGCGTGCCTTCGATGCCCGCATGCTGATGGCGCAGCGGCAGGGGAAGACCTCCTTCTACATGCAGCATCTCGGCGAGGAGGCGGTCAGCTCCGCCTTCCGCAAGGCGCTGAACAAGGGCGACATGAACTTCCCGACCTATCGGCAGGCAGGGTTGCTGATCGCCGACGACTATCCGATGGTCGAGATGATGAACCAGATCTACTCGAACGAGGCGGATCCCTTGCGTGGCCGGCAGCTGCCGATCATGTATTCGTCGAAGGCGCACGGCTTCTTCACGATCTCCGGTAATCTCGCCACGCAATATGTCCAGGCCGTCGGCTGGGCCATGGCGTCGGCCATCAAGAACGACACGAAGATTGCTGCCGCCTGGATCGGCGATGGCTCGACCGCCGAATCCGACTTCCATTCGGCGCTCGTCTTCGCCTCGACCTACAAGGCGCCGGTCATCCTCAACATCGTCAACAATCAGTGGGCTATCTCCACATTTCAAGGCATTGCCCGCGGTGGCTCCGGCACCTTCGCCGCGCGCGGTCTTGGTTTCGGCATCCCGGCGCTGCGCGTCGACGGCAACGATTACCTGGCAGTCTTTGCAGTTGCCAAATGGGCAGCGGATCGCGCCCGGCAAAACCTCGGCCCGACGCTGATCGAATACGTCACCTATCGCGTCGGGGCGCACTCGACCTCCGACGATCCCAGTGCCTACAGGCCCAAGACCGAATCCGAAGCCTGGCCGCTCGGCGACCCGGTACTGCGGCTGAAGAAGCACCTGATCGTGCGCGGCGTCTGGTCGGAGGAGCGTCATGTCCAGGCCGAAGCGGAAATCCTCGACGAGGTGATCCAGGCGCAGAAACAGGCCGAAAGCCATGGCACGCTGCATGCCGGCGGCAAGCCGTCCGTGCGTGACATTTTCGAGGGCGTCTATGCGGACATGCCCGCCCATATCCGCCGCCAGCGGCAGAAGGCAGGGTTTTGA
- a CDS encoding acyl-CoA dehydrogenase family protein, with protein sequence MILTEQQTQIRDMARDFARERLAPGAAERDAESRFPREELKEMGELGFLGMLVPEAYGGSETGTIAYAVALEEIAAGDGPCSTIMSVHSSVGCVPILKYGSEEQKQRFLPKLASGEWIGGFALTEPQAGSDASNLKSRARRDGDHYVIDGAKQFITSGKNGNVIIVFAVTDPDAGKKGITAFIVPTDTPGYEVVRVEQKLGLHASDTCQIAFSNMRISADHRLGAEGEGYRIALSNLEGGRIGIAAQSVGMARAAFEAARDYARERMAFGSPIIDHQAVAFRLADMATQIEVARQMVLHAAQLKEEGQPCLTEASMAKLFASEMAEKVCSDAIQIHGGYGYMADYPVERIYRDVRICQIYEGTSDVQRIVIARNL encoded by the coding sequence ATGATCCTGACGGAACAGCAGACCCAGATCCGCGACATGGCGCGCGACTTCGCCCGCGAGCGGCTGGCGCCCGGTGCGGCCGAGCGCGACGCGGAGAGCCGCTTCCCTCGCGAGGAACTGAAGGAGATGGGCGAGCTCGGCTTCCTCGGCATGCTCGTGCCCGAAGCCTATGGCGGCTCGGAGACGGGGACCATCGCCTATGCCGTGGCGCTGGAAGAGATCGCTGCCGGGGATGGCCCCTGCTCGACCATAATGAGCGTGCACAGTTCCGTCGGCTGCGTGCCGATCCTGAAATATGGCAGTGAGGAACAGAAGCAGCGCTTCCTGCCGAAGCTGGCATCCGGCGAATGGATCGGCGGCTTTGCGCTGACCGAGCCGCAGGCCGGCTCCGACGCATCGAACCTGAAGAGCCGCGCCCGCCGCGACGGCGATCACTATGTCATCGACGGTGCCAAGCAGTTCATCACCTCGGGCAAGAACGGCAATGTCATCATCGTCTTCGCCGTCACCGATCCCGATGCGGGCAAGAAGGGCATCACCGCCTTCATCGTGCCGACCGATACGCCCGGTTACGAGGTCGTGCGCGTGGAACAGAAGCTTGGCCTGCACGCCTCCGATACCTGCCAGATCGCCTTCAGCAACATGCGCATCTCCGCCGATCACCGGCTTGGTGCGGAAGGTGAGGGCTACAGGATTGCCCTGTCGAACCTCGAAGGCGGACGTATCGGCATTGCCGCGCAGTCCGTCGGCATGGCGCGCGCGGCATTCGAGGCGGCGCGCGACTATGCCCGCGAGCGCATGGCTTTCGGCTCGCCGATCATCGACCACCAGGCCGTGGCCTTCCGGCTCGCCGACATGGCGACGCAGATCGAGGTGGCGCGCCAGATGGTGCTGCATGCGGCGCAGTTGAAGGAGGAGGGCCAGCCCTGCCTCACGGAAGCATCGATGGCCAAGCTGTTCGCCTCGGAAATGGCCGAGAAAGTCTGTTCCGATGCGATCCAGATCCATGGTGGTTATGGCTACATGGCGGATTATCCGGTCGAGCGCATCTACCGCGATGTCCGCATCTGCCAGATCTACGAGGGAACGAGCGACGTCCAGCGCATCGTCATTGCGCGCAATTTGTAA